In Populus nigra chromosome 10, ddPopNigr1.1, whole genome shotgun sequence, the following proteins share a genomic window:
- the LOC133705328 gene encoding uncharacterized protein LOC133705328 has translation MVSQVFPSYSSAVDSARLIEARELEDLTAGQSKRPREEGHSFRQQGLSAGPSRGRSGRQGSWVQRRFRKRPSVSGSGGQSGSSGIQSLVQTAPRSSFVSPGDSSSCQHCGGGHTSAECYRRTGACFSCGQIGHNIRECPRRQLSASGLSASVQHFIQAPSTSQSVAHGGRGFGGRGQRGRGAGDRGQIQQGQGHARVFALTQQDTQASNIVV, from the coding sequence ATGGTGTCACAGGTGTTTCCATCATACTCCTCAGCTGTTGACAGCGCCAGATTGATAGAGGCGCGAGAATTAGAGGACTTGACTGCAGGCCAGTCTAAGAGGCCTAGAGAAGAGGGTCATTCTTTTAGGCAACAAGGATTAAGTGCAGGTCCGTCTAGGGGACGAAGTGGCCGTCAGGGCTCATGGGTTCAGAGGAGGTTTAGAAAAAGACCGTCAGTTAGTGGCTCAGGCGGTCAGAGTGGCAGTAGTGGTATTCAGAGTTTAGTTCAGACTGCACCTCGTAGTTCATTTGTTTCACCTGGTGATAGTTCTTCATGTCAGCACTGTGGAGGAGGTCATACTAGTGCAGAGTGCTACAGAAGGACTGGGGCTTGTTTTAGTTGTGGCCAGATAGGTCATAATATCAGAGAGTGCCCGAGGAGACAGTTGTCAGCTTCGGGGTTATCTGCTTCAGTCCAGCATTTTATTCAGGCACCATCAACGAGCCAGTCTGTGGCTCATGGGGGTAGAGGTTTTGGTGGCCGTGGTCAGAGAGGTCGGGGTGCAGGTGATAGAGGTCAGATACAGCAGGGTCAGGGGCATGCCAGAGTTTTTGCCTTGACTCAGCAGGATACTCAGGCATCCAACATAGTTGTTTAA